The DNA region ATGAAACCCGCCTCCCCCGCTTTAACGGTCTACCCGATTTTGTTCGCGATCAGTATCGTCCATATGCTGAACGATACGATGCAATCGGCGATCCCGGCCTTGTTTCCGATTCTGCGCGAATCCCTTATGCTCTCTTACGGCCAGATCGGCTGGATTTCCTTCGCGATGAATATGACGGCCTCGGTGCTTCAGCCGATGGTCGGATTGTATTCGGATGTCCGGCCGCGGCCGTATATTTTGCCGCTTGGCGTATGCTTCACTCTGGCGGGGATCGTCATGCTGGCGTTTGCCCCTAGCTACGGCCTGATTTTGCTGGCCGTCACGTCTATCGGCATCGGCTCGTCAGTGTTTCACCCGGAATCGTCGCGCGTCGCCTATTTGGCGGCCGGCCCCCGAAGAGGACTGGCCCAGTCGATTTTTCAGGTCGGCGGAAACATCGGCGCTTCCCTGGGGCCGATTATGTCGGCGCTTATTTTTATCCCGTTGGGGCAGGCAAGCGTCGCCTGGTTTGCGCTGGCCGCCGTGGCGGCGATCGTCATTCAGTTTTTCGTCGCGAGATGGTACGGAGCCCAGGATCTGCAGCCGCGCCGAAAACGAACGGCAGCCGCGAAAGGCGAACCTGTTCGCCATGCCAATCTCAGCCGGGCAAAAGTATTGCTGGCCGTTGCCATACTGGTGCTGCTGCTATTTTCCAAAAACGTTTATTCCATCAGCATTTCCACGTTTTATTCGTTTTTTCTGATGGACCATTACGGCGTAACTAAAGAAGCGGCGCAGTGGTATATTTTCGCCTTTTTGGCGGCGTCCGCGGTCGGAACGTTTTTCGGCGGGCCGCTGGCGGATCGTTACGGGCGACGCAATGTCATATGGGTGTCCATCCTTGGTGCGGCTCCGTTCGCCCTGTTGCTGCCGTACGCCAACTTGTTCTGGTCCGGCGTGCTTGTCGTGATTGCTGGACTGATCATGTCTTCCGCCTTTTCGATCATCGTCGTATACGCCCAGGAACTGCTGCCGGGGAAGGTGGGGCTTGTGTCCGGCTTGTTTTTCGGCTTGTCCTTTGGACTTGGCGGGCTTGGCTCGGCGGTGCTCGGCAATTTTGCCGATCAGACCGGCATCCTGTTTATTATGCAGTTGTGCTCGCTGCTGCCGCTGATCGGCCTGCTGACGGTACTGCTGCCCAAGGATAAAACGCTGCAAGGGGCGTGAAACTATGATCATACATTATCCTGAATATGAACCGAGTAATTCCGCGATGAATGATGCCGCAGGTTTAAGGGAAGCGATCCTCCATCAGCCGGAAATGCTGGAGGATTTACGGGCGGTGGCCGAACAAGGGCTGCCGCACGGCTGCATCGCCGCCGGTTACGTGCGCAATTTTGCGTGGGATGTGCTGCACGGTTACACCAGCCGAACGCCGCTGCATGACGTTGACGTGCTGTATTATGACCCCGAATGCTTGGACGAGGCGGTCGAGAAAGGGTATGAAGCCGCATTAAGAGCACGCAATCCGCACCGGAGTTGGTCGGTCAAAAACCAGGCCCGTATGCATTTGAGGAACGGGGAGAAGGCACCGTACCGCTCGGTTGAAGACGCGATGCGGCACTGGCCCGAAACGTGCACGGCGGTAGGAGTGCGTCTGCATGCCGCGGACGATATTGAGTTCCTCGCGCCTTGGGGGCTGGACGACTTGCTCGCGCTGAAGATTCGGCAAAGCCCGTACTTCCAAGATACCGCGGTGCTCAGGCAGCGGGTGACAGCCAAAGAGTGGCTGCGTTTGTGGCCTCGGCTTCAACTGATCGAAGAATAATGTACCAAGCGCTTTATGTATAGGAGGACAACTGGCCGGTTGCCGCCGCTAACTTGCGGTAACCGGCCAATTCTTTTTTCTGTTTCGTTATTTCTCCCTCAATAGTCCCCACTTACAAACTAGCCCGGTCAATTATCGATGATGGTGAAAAACAGAAATATGGTCTTACTCATTCACGAAGAACAGTGAGCACTCTTTTATTTTTTATGTTCATAGTATTAATAGTCTAGAAGATATTTTTGGTGTCCAAGAACTCATTTTTAATTTTATTTATGAATACCTTAGATTAAATCCGGATGATTACTTCTGGGTTGTAGACTATGATTGGATATACAACTGGGAAGATATGAAGAAATTAAAATCTTTACCTTATGATTCCGATTGGTGTTATAAAGATCCCAAAATTAATTGACTTATCTTAAATAAATCTAATTTTTGGGGCTACCCATTGCCGATTGAATCACCATTCAACCAATAATATATAACCAGTATTAACCGTACAAGATTTAGTTATTTTATTTGTAAGTACATCAATGCTTGATTTTTCTCCCCTAAATTATACTTTTCCATTACATTGAACAGGTCAATTATGGTCAGATACCTTCATGATTAACCTGTTTTTTCTTAATGCGATTTATCTGGAAACACTTTGTCTTCAACCGAAACAATAACTGGTCCACCGTGATGTCCAAGGTCTCGCAGATCTGCTCCAAAGTACGAATGTAAACTCTGTCGACAGAATCGGAACACAGATGGTTTATGGTTGGGTGGCGAATCCCCATTCTTCGGGCAAGTTCTCTCTGGGAGATGCCCTTCTCGGTAAGGATTTCTTTTAATCTTAACCTGATTTTCATAGACGCTCCTCCGAAGCCGGTCTTTATAAGCGAAAATAATTGAATAAAGCATGGCATAGGCCAGAAGAGTGAAAGATTTTAAGAGAAAGACGGAAGCCAGGTGTTCCCTTATTCCACGGCCTATGCGCCGAATTATACTACGCCAACTATAATTAGCCGATTAAAATGTGTGACATAAATTTTACGAACCGATTAATATAAAAGTAAATAGAAAAGGAGAGTTTCCATTCTTGAAACTAATTGATGCAAGAAAACGAAAGGGATTGCCACTGGAATTTTTGTCAGCCGATAATTTTAATTTGGGGGGTGAAAGTAAGCTTTAAAGTGTTGCAGTCGATACGAAGGGAAGATGAAAAATGAAAAGTATGCTGGAAGCATTATATTATGGCGAAATTCATCCAGAAGGAAATATCGTTCCAAGAGATCCCGAATACCGTAAAATTAACAGAAGTATATCCGAGGCCATGGAAATATGGAAAGAGAAACTATCTGCCGATGATTTTAACCAGCTTGAAGCTATGCTCGATTTGTGCCGCCAGTCCGAGTCGATGTATGCTACATCTACTTTCACAGACGGGTTTCAGCTTGGGGCGTTAATGATGATAGAAATATACGCGGCTATGGAAGAACTTCTGTATGATTTAGGGTAATTTTCGGTAACACATATTTAAAATTATATGATTTACGAAAAGCCTGTTTCTATATTTGTCTAAGTAGGAACAGGCTTTTTTCGCCAGGAGGTAAAGCAATATAAGCTTCCTGAAAAAAAGCAGCTTCGGAAGCATATGCTTCAGCAGGCCTTTTTGACCGGAGGAACATTTCACCCGGCTGCCTCTACCCGTACGATCATTTAGTTCAACGCCCCCGTCCGGATTTGTGATAAAATTTGAGTGGCCCGCATACGACGCTTCTTAGAATACTTACTGATGGGGGAATGAAGCGATGAACAACTCGAAAGGATATTTTTATTATTTGGTTTGGATCGTTGGGGCGATCGTGCTGGTGTATTACGGACAACAGTTTACCCACATGATGGATCAAAAGACCGGCACGTTGTACAGAATGGACTACAGCTTGCTGGGGGATATCGTTTATTCTTTTGTTTTCGGACTATACTTGAGCTTTTTGAGCGGATGGCCGCGCCGGAAAAGCTTGCACCGCCCGCTGTTCTTTTTCGTATTTTTGCCCAGCCTCATCCTGCTGTTGTACCCGCTGATAACGATTTATATCAACCAAATCCGTATTGCCGGATACCACCAATGGGTGGGGCAAGTACAATTGTTCTTTATTGGTCTGCTTAGCGGCTACTCTTTGATGAAAAGCCTGTTTTCCAGCAAATAAACTCATTTAATATCGGAGGGCATAACGCATGGGGAAAATATTGGTGCTGGGCGGTTCGCGATATTTCGGAAAAAGGCTCGTCAGCCTGCTGGCGCTTTCAGGCGAGCATGAGGTCACGGTAGCCACGCGCGGCTTGACGGCGGTCAATGCGGAAGGCAACGTCCGTCACTTAAGAATCGACCGCGGCGATGAAGCGTCGTTGCACCAGACAGCGGCTGAGGGACCTTGGGATGTCGTATACGACAATATTTGCTTTACACCTAACGATGCCTTGGCGGCCATACGGGCCTTTGACGGAAAGGTTCGGCGTTATGTCCTGACGTCTACGATGTCCGTTTACGGCTTTAGCGAAAATCCGATTTCGGAGTCCGGTTTCGATCCTTATATTTATGAGCTTAAACCGGGCGGCCCGGATGATTTCGATTATGGCGAGGGGAAACGGATGGCGGAAGCGGCGTTTTTTCAGCGGGCCGACTTTCCGGTTAGCGCCCTGCGGATTCCGATCGTGCTAGGCCCGGATGATTACACCCGCAGGCTGCATTGGCATGTGGAGCGGATTCGGCAAGGGCTGCCTATCGCCATGCCGAACCCGGACGCGGCGATTTCCTTCATTTCCTCGGGGGAAACCGCGGACTTTCTGGCCTGGCTTGGACGAAGTGAAGCGACGGGACCGATCAACGCCTGCTCCGACGGAAGCATAACGATCGGCGGCATCATCCGCCTGATTGAGGAAATCACAGGGAAGCAAGCCGTTGTCCATGGCGAAACCCCAGTCGACAACGATAATGCTTCTCCGTTTGGGATTCCGTCCTCCTGGGTTCTGGACAATGGCAAAGCGAAGGCGGCGGGTTTCCGGTTTGAAGCATTGACCGATTGGCTTCCGCAGTTAGTACGGCAAATTGCGGCAGAATGACAAACGGGAGTGAATAACATAACATGTCTTTTGAACAATTGACGGTTATCGTGACGGGCGCCGGGCAAGGCATCGGCCGAGGCGTCGCGGAAGCCTACGCCAAGGCAGGGGCTTCGGTCGTCCTGGCGGAGCTTGATCTCGAAACAGGGGTTAAGGCAGAAGAGGAGAGCCGGCAAATAGGCGGAAAAGCCTTGTTCGTTCCCTGCGATGTCCGGAAGGAAGATGACATCATACGGCTTATGGAGACGACGGAGCGGGAATTCGGGAGCATTGATATTTTGATCAACAATGCGGGAGTTTCCCGCTTTAAACCGCTGTTTGAGCTGACGGTGGAGGAATGGGACGATGTGCTGAACACCAATGTGCGGAGCTGCTTCATCGCTTCCCGCGAAGCGGGGAAACGGATGCGGTGGAGCGGCCGCGGCGGGGCGATCGTCAACATCGCCTCGACCCGGGCGATCATGTCCGAGCCGGGTTCCGAGGCGTATGCGGCCTCCAAAGGCGCGATCGTGTCGATCACCCATGCGCTTGCCGTATCGCTGGGACAGGATGGAATCCGCGTCAACTGCGTAAGTCCCGGGTGGATCGAAACCGGCGATTACGGAGCGCTGCGCGGAATCGACCACGACCAGCATCCGGCGGGCCGGGTCGGAACACCGGCGGACATCGCCCGGGCGTGCCTGTATTTAACCCATCCCGACAATACTTTCGTGACCGGGGCGCATCTCGTCGTGGACGGCGGCATGACGCGCAAAATGATTTACGAGCCGTAAGCCCAGCCAAGCAGAACGCCGCCGCCGGCGCCGGCGAGGACGGCGATCCAGGGGGGCAGTTTCCAATGCACGAGCAGCGCGAATAAGGCGAGCACCAGGACAACGTCACCGGTATGCCGGACGGAGGAGGTCCAGATCGGATTGTACAGGGCGGCGAGCAAAATCCCGACCACCGCGGCGTTGACGCCTTGCAGCGCGCGGTGGATGTTCGGCATGACGCGCAGGCGGCTCCAGAACGGGAGCACCCCGATGACGAGCAGAAAAGCCGGTAAAAAAATCGCCACCGTAGCCAGCACAGCCCCGAATACTCCGCCGATCACCGCCCCCAAATACGAGGCGAACGTGAACAGCGGCCCGGGAACCGCCTGAGCCGCGCCGTATCCGGCGAGGAAATCCGCTTCGCCGATCCATCCCCGCGGCACGACTTCGCTTTCCAGCAGCGGGAGCACGACGTGGCCGCCGCCGAATACGAGCGAACCGGCCCGGTAGAAACCGGCGAACAGCTGCAGGCCGGGGGAAGGCCATAACCAACCGCTGAGCGGGAGGATCACCAGCAGCCCAAAGAAAGCCGCCAGAGCGGCAATGGCCCGCTTCTTGCCGAGAACAATGGCTGTGGATGGCTCCTCGTCCACGCGCGGGGACGGCGCACCGGGCAAGTCGCGGTAAAGCCATATGCCGATAAGTCCCGAAATCAAAATAATCAGCACTTGCGCAAGCCCGTTTGGCCATAACAGGGCGGCGGCGGCCGCAAGCACGGCGATCGTAGCCCGGCTGCGGCCGGTGGCGAGCTTTTGGCCCATGCTCCATACGGCTTGCGCCACGATCGCCACGGCGGTGAGCTTGAGGCCATGGAGCCAGCCGCTGTGCGCCAGTTCCGTCCCTTTTAGCAGCAGCGCGAACAGTGCAAGCAAAAAGGCGGATGGCAGGGTGAAGCCGGCCCAGGCCGCTAATGCACCAAGCACGCCGCCGCGGTACAAGCCGATCCCCATCCCCACCTGGCTGCTTGCCGGGCCCGGGAGGAGCTGACACAACGCGACCAATTCCGCATATTTTTGCTCGCTAAGCCATTTGCGCTTGTTTGCATACTCTTCATGAAAATAACCGAGATGGGCGATCGGCCCTCCGAACGAAGTAACCCCCAGCTTGGCGGAAACGGCCAAAATCTCCACGGCGCGGCGAAGTGCGCTGTGCGAAGGAGGTGCGGGCGCAGTAGAATCTTGCCCTTCTTTTTCCATAGGTACCGCTCCTTTCTTTTTGCTGCCTCCCCATCATGGTTCAGGCGTTTCCTACCACTTTATCACACGATTGTTAACGCAGAGCAACTTGCCGGGAGAGCTTGATGCATTTTAAAATCCAATGTTAAAATATCCCGAGTTAACAATTAACTCCAAAAGGGGATTCATATGAGACCGATTTAATCAGTGTCGCTTTCAACCGCCAATCAAAATATTGTATTTATTGGAGTCCGGGAAATCTCGTGGATCGGATGGAAGAGGAAGGACAAAAAGAGAATGTTTAAAAAGTCATTTTACTATTTATGGGGTTCGCAGTCCCTGTCCAACGCGGCGGATGTTTTATATTTAGTGGCATTAACGACTTTTGTGCTGGACCAAACCGGTTCGGTCGTGTTTGCGACGCTGGTGCCATTTATCCGCGTCACGTCCCAGCTTATCAGCGGTTTGCTGGCGCCTTTAATGATCGCCCAATATCGGCTTCCTTTCTTGCTAACGTTGTCGCAATGCGGGCAATTTCTGCTGTTCGGGTTTATGGCGGGATACGTCTCGCCGTGGTTTGGAGGCGCCAGCCTTTGGGTGCTGTATGTATTTATTTTCGGCATTTCCTTCCTCGACGGCTGGACGACGCCCGCCCGGAACGCGTTAGTGCCCAGGCTTGTCGCCGATGAGGCGCTGTTAAAAGCGAACGGAATCATGGCCGCCACCGATCAGATCGTACAATTTGCCGGATGGGCGGTGAGCGGGCTGGCGGTTGCCGTGTTCGGCTCTTTTCCCACCCTGCTTCTGGTGGCGGCCGGGTACGGGGTGGCGATGCTGGCCACAACGGTCATCGACGATCCGACAGAACCTCCGCGCCGCCATCTGATGGATGTTCGTACGGCTGCAGTCGCTGAAACGATAGAATGCCAGGGCATGGAAGCGGCGGCGGGAAACATGCGGAAGCCGTCGCGCCGGGAAACGCTGAAGCAAGGCTGGGTTGCGCTGTGGCGCTCGCCTCGGCTTCGTTCGTTGACGCTGATGGAGATCACGGATATGATCGGCGGCTCGGTATGGGCCGGAGCGTTTCTGCTCGTCTTCGTCCGGGAGGTATTGTTGAAAGGAGACGAGTGGTGGGGTTATATCAACGCCAGCTATTTTGCCGGAGCCGTATTGGGAGGACTGCTGATCGTAGCCCTGGTGGCACGTATGGAAAAACGAATGTTCGCCGCGATGCTCGTCGGGCTGCTCGGATACGCCGTTTTGACCTTTTGGTTTGCGTTAAACAGGTCGGGGTTTTTAACTTTGCTGATCGTGCTGCTGACAGGCCCGTTTACCGAGTTGAACGGCGTCATCCGCCAGACCTTTACCCAACGTAGTGTCGATAAGGAATTGCTGCCCAAAGTTTTGTCGGCCAAATCGGCCTTGCAAAGCTTCACGTTTGGTTTCTCCGTTCTGTTTATGAGCGGCGTGGCCGAAATATTCGGGATTGTCTGGGTTTATTTGCTTGCCGCGCTGTTAAGCGCGATTTCGGTTTGGGTAGGCATCGCCAGCAGGCGGGCGTATGCTGCGGCAAGCGGCGGCGAACCGTGGGACCTGGCGAGATGAAACAAAACCGCCGTTCAGCACGTACTTAAAAGCATAGGTGCATCCAAGGGAACATCGTGCAGCAAAAGATGCCGGCGCTTTGTACTCTTTATTTGGAGGGATACTTTTGTTTGAGGACTTAACCGAACAACTGGCGGAGCTGAAGGAAAAAGGGCGGAACGAGGAAAAATGGAGAAAACGGCTGGAGCAATACAAACAGGAACTGGCTGAAGCGGAAGGCGCCAGGGATCGGTGGCGGCAAAAGCTTGCCCACGAGGAAGAGGATGTCCGAAAGCTGTCGGGGATGTCCTTGTCCAATCTGCTGGCGACAATTCTTGGCAACAAGGCGGAAAAGCTGGATTGCGAGCAGCGGCAGGTGCTGGAAGCGAAGGTGAAATACGACGAGTCCGATCGCTAGGTACGGAGCTTGGAGCAGCAAATAGCCCAGCTTGAGCGGCAGTGGCAGGAGGTCCGCAATTGGAAAACGGCCTATACCCGCGTGTTTCAGGAGAAGGAGCGGCAGGTCCTGGCGCAAAACGAAGAGCTGGCGGAACTGGCCGACCGGCGGGCCGAGCTAAGCGTACAATTGAAGGAACTGGAAGAGGCGATCCTTGCCGGCCAATCGGTGCAAAGCGATTTAAGCGCCGCCGAGGATGATCTTCACTCCGCCAAAAATTGGGGCACGTACGATATGCTCGGCGGCGGCATGTTATCCACGCATATCAAGCACAACCGGATCGACGAGGCGATGGATCATATCTATCAGGCCCAGCGCAGCCTGGCCCGGTTTGAGGCCGAGCTTCGCGACGTGGGGGGCGGGCTCCCTGTCGAAATGGAAATCAGCGGGATGCTGACGTTTGCCGACTATTTTTTTGACGGTTTGATCGCCGATTGGCTGGTGCAAGGGCGGATTCAAGATACGCTGGCGCAGGTTGAGCAGAAGCAATCCGAGGTGGGCCGTCTAATGCAGAAGCTGGACGCCGCCCAACGAAAAGCCGAAAGCGAGCTTGCCGAGTTA from Paenibacillus macerans includes:
- a CDS encoding NAD-dependent epimerase/dehydratase family protein — encoded protein: MGKILVLGGSRYFGKRLVSLLALSGEHEVTVATRGLTAVNAEGNVRHLRIDRGDEASLHQTAAEGPWDVVYDNICFTPNDALAAIRAFDGKVRRYVLTSTMSVYGFSENPISESGFDPYIYELKPGGPDDFDYGEGKRMAEAAFFQRADFPVSALRIPIVLGPDDYTRRLHWHVERIRQGLPIAMPNPDAAISFISSGETADFLAWLGRSEATGPINACSDGSITIGGIIRLIEEITGKQAVVHGETPVDNDNASPFGIPSSWVLDNGKAKAAGFRFEALTDWLPQLVRQIAAE
- a CDS encoding MFS transporter, whose protein sequence is MFKKSFYYLWGSQSLSNAADVLYLVALTTFVLDQTGSVVFATLVPFIRVTSQLISGLLAPLMIAQYRLPFLLTLSQCGQFLLFGFMAGYVSPWFGGASLWVLYVFIFGISFLDGWTTPARNALVPRLVADEALLKANGIMAATDQIVQFAGWAVSGLAVAVFGSFPTLLLVAAGYGVAMLATTVIDDPTEPPRRHLMDVRTAAVAETIECQGMEAAAGNMRKPSRRETLKQGWVALWRSPRLRSLTLMEITDMIGGSVWAGAFLLVFVREVLLKGDEWWGYINASYFAGAVLGGLLIVALVARMEKRMFAAMLVGLLGYAVLTFWFALNRSGFLTLLIVLLTGPFTELNGVIRQTFTQRSVDKELLPKVLSAKSALQSFTFGFSVLFMSGVAEIFGIVWVYLLAALLSAISVWVGIASRRAYAAASGGEPWDLAR
- a CDS encoding SDR family NAD(P)-dependent oxidoreductase, with amino-acid sequence MSFEQLTVIVTGAGQGIGRGVAEAYAKAGASVVLAELDLETGVKAEEESRQIGGKALFVPCDVRKEDDIIRLMETTEREFGSIDILINNAGVSRFKPLFELTVEEWDDVLNTNVRSCFIASREAGKRMRWSGRGGAIVNIASTRAIMSEPGSEAYAASKGAIVSITHALAVSLGQDGIRVNCVSPGWIETGDYGALRGIDHDQHPAGRVGTPADIARACLYLTHPDNTFVTGAHLVVDGGMTRKMIYEP
- a CDS encoding helix-turn-helix domain-containing protein, whose product is MPCFIQLFSLIKTGFGGASMKIRLRLKEILTEKGISQRELARRMGIRHPTINHLCSDSVDRVYIRTLEQICETLDITVDQLLFRLKTKCFQINRIKKKQVNHEGI
- a CDS encoding nucleotidyltransferase family protein codes for the protein MNDAAGLREAILHQPEMLEDLRAVAEQGLPHGCIAAGYVRNFAWDVLHGYTSRTPLHDVDVLYYDPECLDEAVEKGYEAALRARNPHRSWSVKNQARMHLRNGEKAPYRSVEDAMRHWPETCTAVGVRLHAADDIEFLAPWGLDDLLALKIRQSPYFQDTAVLRQRVTAKEWLRLWPRLQLIEE
- a CDS encoding DUF6809 family protein; its protein translation is MKSMLEALYYGEIHPEGNIVPRDPEYRKINRSISEAMEIWKEKLSADDFNQLEAMLDLCRQSESMYATSTFTDGFQLGALMMIEIYAAMEELLYDLG
- the chrA gene encoding chromate efflux transporter, producing MEKEGQDSTAPAPPSHSALRRAVEILAVSAKLGVTSFGGPIAHLGYFHEEYANKRKWLSEQKYAELVALCQLLPGPASSQVGMGIGLYRGGVLGALAAWAGFTLPSAFLLALFALLLKGTELAHSGWLHGLKLTAVAIVAQAVWSMGQKLATGRSRATIAVLAAAAALLWPNGLAQVLIILISGLIGIWLYRDLPGAPSPRVDEEPSTAIVLGKKRAIAALAAFFGLLVILPLSGWLWPSPGLQLFAGFYRAGSLVFGGGHVVLPLLESEVVPRGWIGEADFLAGYGAAQAVPGPLFTFASYLGAVIGGVFGAVLATVAIFLPAFLLVIGVLPFWSRLRVMPNIHRALQGVNAAVVGILLAALYNPIWTSSVRHTGDVVLVLALFALLVHWKLPPWIAVLAGAGGGVLLGWAYGS
- a CDS encoding MFS transporter — encoded protein: MNQTTAMKPASPALTVYPILFAISIVHMLNDTMQSAIPALFPILRESLMLSYGQIGWISFAMNMTASVLQPMVGLYSDVRPRPYILPLGVCFTLAGIVMLAFAPSYGLILLAVTSIGIGSSVFHPESSRVAYLAAGPRRGLAQSIFQVGGNIGASLGPIMSALIFIPLGQASVAWFALAAVAAIVIQFFVARWYGAQDLQPRRKRTAAAKGEPVRHANLSRAKVLLAVAILVLLLFSKNVYSISISTFYSFFLMDHYGVTKEAAQWYIFAFLAASAVGTFFGGPLADRYGRRNVIWVSILGAAPFALLLPYANLFWSGVLVVIAGLIMSSAFSIIVVYAQELLPGKVGLVSGLFFGLSFGLGGLGSAVLGNFADQTGILFIMQLCSLLPLIGLLTVLLPKDKTLQGA